A window of Desulfovibrio desulfuricans DSM 642 contains these coding sequences:
- a CDS encoding HD-GYP domain-containing protein — translation MRSIRLFDLLMGFSRALDMVTPLLAGHHLRVAFLSQVIAERMRISRTTRKYMLMASMLHDIGAVPLKSDTRDLIFERNKALHCRAGWAFCKTAGLPRPVCDMVLHHHTEWCSYEASDQHALPANCIHMADRVDVALRGKQASDLQSICLTLQAKDREYAQACLEALATLAHDSEISAFLNSHERMEEYLTTAFGSVILGPVQLVELCGLFSQTIDSKSPFTATHSLGVAYTARMLLRLTRMADADDLTTMFVAGLLHDIGKLAVPLEILEKPAALTPEEVQEIQKHAEISMNLLGSIPGFTCVQEWGGRHHERIDGTGYPHKIEGSSLTLPVRIIAVADVFTALTEDRPYRSGMPLAEAMRIIASMAELGYLDKGVVALLADNVLRVNKERIRAQRKAAANFVVMRRLCDEAARAARQP, via the coding sequence ATGCGTTCAATTCGCCTTTTTGATCTGCTGATGGGTTTTTCGCGCGCGCTGGACATGGTTACGCCGCTTCTTGCCGGACACCATCTGCGGGTTGCCTTTTTGAGTCAGGTTATTGCCGAACGCATGCGGATATCACGCACCACGCGCAAGTATATGCTTATGGCCAGCATGCTGCACGATATTGGAGCAGTGCCGCTCAAAAGCGATACGCGTGACCTCATATTTGAGCGCAACAAAGCCCTGCACTGCCGGGCTGGCTGGGCCTTTTGCAAGACTGCGGGGCTGCCCAGGCCTGTGTGCGACATGGTGCTGCATCACCATACTGAATGGTGCAGTTATGAGGCCTCCGACCAGCACGCACTGCCAGCCAACTGCATCCACATGGCTGACCGGGTTGACGTGGCCCTGCGGGGCAAGCAGGCTTCTGATCTGCAAAGCATCTGCCTCACCCTGCAGGCAAAAGACAGGGAATACGCCCAAGCCTGCCTTGAAGCGCTGGCAACCCTGGCTCATGATTCGGAAATTTCAGCATTTCTGAACAGCCACGAGCGTATGGAAGAATACCTGACCACGGCATTTGGCTCTGTGATTCTTGGCCCGGTGCAGCTTGTGGAACTGTGCGGGCTTTTTTCGCAAACCATTGACTCCAAAAGCCCCTTCACCGCCACCCACTCCCTGGGCGTGGCCTATACGGCGCGCATGCTGCTCAGGCTAACCCGCATGGCCGACGCCGATGATCTCACGACCATGTTTGTGGCCGGTCTGCTGCATGACATTGGCAAACTTGCGGTGCCACTCGAAATTCTGGAAAAACCAGCGGCGCTTACGCCTGAGGAAGTGCAGGAAATCCAAAAACATGCTGAAATCAGCATGAATTTGCTGGGTTCCATACCTGGTTTTACCTGTGTGCAGGAATGGGGCGGCAGACACCACGAACGCATTGACGGCACGGGCTATCCCCACAAAATTGAAGGAAGCAGCCTGACGCTCCCTGTGCGTATCATCGCCGTGGCGGATGTTTTTACAGCCCTCACAGAAGACCGCCCCTACCGTAGCGGCATGCCTCTGGCCGAAGCCATGAGAATCATCGCATCCATGGCGGAACTCGGCTACCTGGACAAAGGCGTGGTAGCGCTCCTGGCCGATAATGTGCTACGCGTCAATAAAGAGCGCATACGCGCCCAACGCAAGGCCGCAGCAAACTTTGTGGTTATGCGCAGGCTGTGCGATGAGGCGGCAAGGGCTGCCAGGCAACCTTGA
- a CDS encoding anaerobic ribonucleoside triphosphate reductase gives MLASIIKRDGTEVPFDSVKILNAITKANQAVGGEDMSPTDLLFVTEKVCKKLESRSLKHVEEIQDVVEETLIQYDYAKSAKAYILYRAEHTKIRNAESYLMDIYKKLTYSPALQEDIKRENANIDGDTAMGTMLKYGSEGSKFFIDNYILPKDASAAHLNGDIHIHDKDFYMLTETCCQIDLIPLFKNGFSTGHGHLREPNSIESYSALACIAIQANQNEMHGGQSVPHFDFAMAEGVIKTYRKEYERAFAAFLRIAQNLEEQAAIDAARENIALLPEGPRLGTCDAFGEALVAAVPEAKRELVTRAHAYAAGEALKYTERRTYQAMEALIHNLNTMNSRAGAQVPFSSINYGTDISAEGRMVVKNLLRATKAGLGNGETSIFPVQIFKVKSGVNYNPEDPNYDLFKQAMDVSAMRLFPNFSFLDAPYNLQYYHPGDYNTEVAYMGCRTRVLGNVYDKDRQVTCGRGNLSFTSINLPRLGLDARGDISRFYALLDDKIDLVFRQLLHRLKIQSAKKVRNYPFLMGEGIWLDSDKLGWDDSIEEVIKHGTLTVGFIGLAETLKALVGQHHGESEDAQKLGLEIVTHLRRRCDDEAEKTGLNFSLIATPAESLSGRFVNLDKEKFGSIPGITDRDYYTNSFHVPVYCPIKAFKKIQIEAPYHALTNAGHITYVELDGDTCKNLEAFESIIRFMHDNGVGYGSINHPLDRDPVCGYVGVINGACPRCGRKEGEGVSAELLKELRKKYPHTPKWD, from the coding sequence ATGCTCGCCAGCATTATAAAGCGCGACGGCACGGAAGTGCCTTTTGATTCGGTCAAGATTCTCAATGCCATCACCAAGGCCAATCAGGCCGTTGGCGGTGAAGACATGTCCCCCACTGACCTGCTGTTTGTCACCGAAAAGGTGTGCAAAAAGCTGGAATCGCGCAGTCTCAAGCATGTGGAAGAAATTCAGGATGTTGTTGAAGAAACCCTGATTCAGTACGACTACGCCAAAAGCGCCAAGGCTTACATCCTGTACCGGGCCGAGCATACGAAAATCCGTAATGCGGAATCGTATCTCATGGATATCTATAAAAAACTTACGTATTCCCCGGCACTGCAGGAAGACATCAAGCGCGAGAATGCCAACATTGATGGCGATACGGCCATGGGCACCATGCTCAAGTATGGCTCCGAGGGCTCAAAATTTTTCATCGACAACTACATTCTGCCCAAGGATGCCTCCGCCGCGCACCTTAACGGCGATATCCACATTCACGACAAAGATTTTTACATGCTCACGGAAACGTGCTGCCAGATTGACCTTATCCCCTTGTTTAAAAATGGTTTTTCCACGGGGCACGGGCATTTGCGCGAGCCCAATTCCATTGAGAGCTATTCGGCCCTTGCCTGCATCGCCATTCAGGCCAACCAGAATGAAATGCACGGCGGCCAGAGTGTGCCGCATTTTGATTTTGCCATGGCCGAAGGCGTTATCAAAACCTACCGCAAGGAATATGAGCGCGCCTTTGCCGCATTTTTGCGCATTGCCCAGAATCTGGAAGAGCAGGCAGCCATTGACGCCGCCAGAGAAAACATCGCCCTGTTGCCCGAAGGCCCGCGCCTTGGCACCTGCGATGCCTTTGGAGAGGCCCTTGTGGCGGCTGTCCCCGAGGCCAAGCGCGAACTTGTGACGCGCGCGCATGCCTACGCTGCTGGCGAAGCCCTCAAATACACCGAGCGCCGCACCTATCAGGCCATGGAAGCATTGATCCATAACCTGAACACCATGAATTCGCGTGCAGGCGCACAGGTGCCTTTCAGCTCCATCAACTACGGCACGGATATTTCTGCCGAGGGGCGCATGGTTGTCAAAAACCTGCTGCGCGCCACCAAGGCCGGGCTTGGCAATGGGGAAACCTCCATTTTCCCCGTGCAGATATTCAAGGTGAAGTCCGGGGTCAACTATAATCCCGAAGACCCCAACTACGACCTTTTCAAGCAGGCCATGGATGTTTCCGCCATGCGGCTCTTCCCCAATTTCAGCTTTCTTGATGCGCCGTACAACCTCCAGTACTACCATCCGGGCGACTATAATACGGAAGTGGCCTACATGGGCTGCCGCACACGCGTGCTTGGCAACGTGTACGACAAGGACAGGCAGGTTACGTGCGGGCGCGGCAATCTGAGCTTTACGTCCATCAACCTTCCCCGGCTTGGGCTGGATGCGCGCGGTGATATCAGCCGTTTCTACGCACTGCTGGACGACAAGATCGATCTGGTGTTCCGCCAGTTGCTGCATCGGCTCAAGATCCAGAGCGCCAAAAAGGTGCGCAACTATCCCTTCCTCATGGGCGAGGGCATCTGGCTTGATTCCGACAAGCTGGGTTGGGACGACAGCATTGAAGAAGTGATCAAGCACGGCACCCTGACCGTGGGCTTTATCGGCCTTGCCGAAACGCTCAAGGCTCTTGTGGGCCAGCACCACGGCGAAAGCGAAGATGCCCAGAAGCTTGGCCTTGAGATTGTTACGCACCTGCGCAGGCGGTGCGATGACGAAGCTGAAAAGACCGGGCTCAATTTTTCACTCATCGCCACCCCGGCGGAAAGCCTGAGCGGGCGCTTTGTCAACCTCGACAAGGAAAAGTTCGGCAGCATCCCCGGCATCACTGACAGGGATTACTACACCAACTCGTTCCACGTGCCGGTGTACTGCCCCATCAAGGCCTTTAAAAAGATACAGATCGAGGCTCCGTACCACGCGCTGACCAATGCGGGCCACATCACTTATGTGGAGCTGGATGGCGATACCTGCAAAAACCTTGAGGCCTTTGAGAGCATCATCCGTTTTATGCACGATAATGGCGTTGGTTACGGCTCCATCAACCATCCTCTGGATCGCGACCCTGTCTGCGGCTATGTGGGCGTGATCAACGGCGCCTGCCCCCGTTGCGGCCGCAAGGAAGGCGAAGGCGTGAGCGCCGAGCTGCTTAAAGAACTGCGTAAAAAATACCCGCACACCCCCAAGTGGGACTAG
- the nifU gene encoding Fe-S cluster assembly protein NifU, with translation MWNYTEAVHDHFLRPHNVGPLEGANAIGEVGSLTCGDALKLYLKINDQHIIEDASFETFGCASAIASSSVLTDMVKGMSVEDALKITNKDITNALGGLPKQKMHCSVMGQEALEAAIRQWKGEPPVPHAHEDGKLVCKCFGITDAQIIRAITENGLKTVEEITNYTKAGGACGECLDEIAEILAAQLKQKPLVELKPKPRLTNVQRMQKVLKTIDEEIRPQLAADGGDIELVDVDGLRVVVSLRGRCAQCRSSEVTIRDLVQRLLREHVEADIVVEEA, from the coding sequence ATGTGGAATTACACTGAAGCAGTACACGACCACTTTCTGCGGCCGCACAATGTGGGTCCCCTTGAAGGCGCCAACGCCATTGGCGAAGTCGGCAGCCTGACCTGTGGCGACGCCCTCAAGTTATATCTCAAGATCAACGACCAGCACATCATTGAAGACGCCAGCTTTGAAACATTTGGCTGCGCCAGCGCCATTGCTTCAAGCTCTGTGCTGACCGACATGGTCAAGGGCATGTCTGTTGAAGACGCGCTCAAGATCACCAACAAGGACATCACCAACGCTTTGGGCGGTCTGCCCAAGCAGAAGATGCACTGTTCCGTCATGGGCCAGGAGGCGCTTGAAGCCGCCATCCGTCAATGGAAGGGCGAACCGCCCGTACCCCATGCCCATGAAGACGGCAAGCTGGTGTGTAAGTGCTTTGGCATCACGGATGCCCAGATTATCCGAGCCATCACTGAAAACGGCCTCAAGACCGTTGAAGAAATCACCAACTACACCAAGGCTGGCGGTGCATGCGGCGAATGCCTTGATGAAATCGCCGAGATTCTGGCCGCCCAGCTCAAGCAGAAGCCCTTGGTCGAGCTCAAGCCCAAGCCGCGCCTCACCAACGTGCAGCGCATGCAGAAGGTGCTCAAGACCATTGACGAAGAAATCCGCCCGCAGCTTGCTGCTGACGGCGGCGATATTGAACTGGTGGATGTGGACGGTCTGCGCGTTGTGGTCTCCCTGCGCGGGCGCTGCGCCCAGTGCCGTTCGAGCGAAGTGACCATCCGCGATCTGGTGCAGCGCCTGCTGCGCGAACATGTTGAAGCCGACATCGTGGTTGAGGAGGCCTAA
- a CDS encoding ATP-binding protein, translating to MKRPIIEIDEEKCNGCGQCVLDCAEGALAIIDGKAKLVSDVYCDGLGACLNCPEGALRLVEREAPEFDEEAALAAKAKRDGTAQPHRPHGGGCPGSMARTFTPLTGSPATMAPAGSQDLRAQVPTWPIQLRLVPPTAPYLRGANILLAAHCAGFALPNLHTDWMRGRVPIIACPKLEDNEVLVERLTAIIKQGGIAGITVLRMSVPCCGGLDRLAHRAIEAAGSTLTPETHIVQL from the coding sequence ATGAAACGTCCCATCATTGAGATTGACGAAGAAAAGTGCAACGGCTGCGGGCAATGCGTACTCGACTGCGCTGAGGGCGCGCTTGCCATCATTGACGGCAAGGCCAAACTCGTCAGCGATGTCTACTGTGACGGCCTCGGCGCGTGTCTGAACTGCCCCGAGGGCGCGCTGCGCCTTGTGGAAAGGGAAGCGCCCGAATTTGATGAGGAGGCGGCCCTTGCCGCCAAGGCAAAAAGGGATGGAACCGCCCAGCCCCACCGCCCGCACGGCGGCGGCTGCCCCGGCAGCATGGCGCGCACGTTCACCCCGCTGACCGGCAGCCCTGCAACCATGGCCCCCGCCGGATCGCAAGACCTGCGGGCGCAGGTGCCCACCTGGCCCATCCAGTTGCGGCTGGTTCCGCCCACAGCGCCCTATCTGCGCGGGGCCAACATCCTGCTGGCAGCCCATTGCGCAGGCTTTGCCCTGCCCAATCTGCATACGGACTGGATGCGCGGGCGTGTGCCCATCATTGCCTGCCCCAAGCTTGAAGACAATGAAGTGCTGGTCGAAAGGCTCACAGCCATCATCAAGCAGGGCGGCATTGCGGGCATTACCGTACTGCGCATGAGCGTACCCTGCTGCGGCGGGCTGGACAGGCTGGCGCACCGCGCCATTGAGGCCGCAGGCAGCACCTTGACGCCGGAGACGCATATTGTACAATTGTAG
- the nrdD gene encoding anaerobic ribonucleoside-triphosphate reductase, whose protein sequence is MLMKSRLFEETKPAQKLVGQDVGFERTRRITGYLVGTLDRFNNAKRSEERDRVKHA, encoded by the coding sequence ATGCTAATGAAATCGCGTCTGTTCGAGGAAACCAAGCCCGCGCAGAAACTTGTGGGTCAGGATGTGGGTTTTGAACGTACCCGCCGCATCACCGGTTACCTTGTGGGAACGCTTGACCGTTTCAACAACGCCAAGCGCTCGGAAGAGCGCGATCGTGTCAAGCATGCCTGA
- a CDS encoding RrF2 family transcriptional regulator — MRFSTRTRYGLRFLLRLAAQPQGSLLQLGQVAREENISSGYLEQIVRALRPMGILRAVRGSGGGYSLAKSPTDINIEEVFQHLEGEISPVRCLSKGRHCQRESHCSTRGFWTELDGHIRSFLQKRTLQEIIDSEKCSVTGGNHVELH; from the coding sequence ATGCGATTTTCTACCAGAACCCGTTACGGATTGCGCTTTTTGCTGCGTCTGGCGGCCCAGCCCCAGGGCTCTCTTTTGCAACTGGGGCAGGTGGCCCGAGAAGAAAACATCTCATCGGGCTATCTGGAACAGATAGTGCGGGCACTGCGCCCCATGGGCATTTTGCGTGCTGTGCGCGGTTCTGGCGGCGGGTACTCACTTGCCAAGTCGCCAACAGATATTAACATTGAAGAAGTCTTTCAGCATCTTGAGGGTGAAATTTCCCCTGTGCGCTGTCTGAGCAAGGGCCGCCATTGTCAACGCGAATCCCACTGCTCCACCCGGGGCTTCTGGACAGAACTGGACGGGCACATCCGCTCCTTCCTGCAAAAGCGCACCTTGCAGGAAATTATAGACTCAGAGAAATGCTCCGTAACGGGAGGCAATCATGTGGAATTACACTGA
- a CDS encoding bacteriohemerythrin, which produces MGVPIIFLIIAPLAGIIAMQLTPPFSRLAVVLSLIFSLCGLVLLYRYLLLPLRTFVAALAQPDCTEIPSIPTACDVVRALEDSLNAREATLRHDLAEARETADKLQQEIQELRERRVVDMQTQQTALAALRKAQPELNDLATAADADKGLPVDSPHIREHILALSAALHHSESILLHASQLLNAAATDKDEADTALAEAFPWDSRYNTNIPVIDGQHKLLLSYINKLHLGMQKGCDKKLLLEILDDLTGYAFSHFATEEIFFSRTAYPLTARHIEVHQNFRKTVTELREAVLDDKAFIDIALLEYLKTWLVDHIQQMDVGFASYVTGTKPTPEQ; this is translated from the coding sequence ATGGGCGTTCCAATCATTTTTCTGATTATTGCTCCCCTGGCTGGCATTATCGCCATGCAACTCACCCCGCCCTTTTCCCGGCTTGCAGTTGTCCTCTCCCTGATTTTTTCCCTCTGCGGCCTTGTGCTGCTCTACCGATACCTCCTGCTGCCCCTGCGCACGTTCGTAGCTGCCCTTGCGCAACCGGACTGCACTGAAATCCCGTCCATACCCACGGCCTGCGATGTTGTGCGCGCTCTGGAAGACAGCCTCAATGCCAGAGAGGCAACGCTGCGTCACGACCTTGCCGAGGCGCGCGAAACAGCAGACAAACTCCAGCAGGAAATTCAGGAACTGCGCGAAAGACGCGTTGTGGACATGCAGACGCAGCAGACGGCCCTTGCGGCCCTGCGCAAAGCCCAGCCAGAGTTGAACGACCTGGCCACTGCCGCTGATGCGGACAAGGGGCTGCCCGTGGACAGCCCGCACATCAGGGAGCATATTCTTGCCCTTTCTGCGGCGCTGCACCATAGCGAAAGCATATTGCTGCACGCCAGCCAGCTTTTGAACGCAGCCGCCACGGACAAAGACGAAGCAGATACTGCGCTTGCAGAGGCTTTCCCCTGGGATAGCCGTTACAACACGAACATTCCTGTCATTGACGGCCAGCACAAGCTCTTGCTTTCGTACATCAACAAGCTGCACCTTGGAATGCAGAAAGGCTGCGATAAAAAGCTGCTGCTCGAAATTCTTGATGATCTGACGGGCTATGCCTTCAGCCATTTTGCCACAGAAGAAATATTCTTCAGCCGCACGGCTTATCCGCTCACGGCAAGGCACATTGAAGTGCACCAGAATTTCAGAAAAACAGTGACAGAACTCAGGGAGGCCGTGCTTGACGACAAGGCCTTTATTGATATTGCCCTGCTGGAATACCTGAAAACATGGCTGGTGGATCACATACAGCAGATGGATGTGGGCTTTGCCTCCTATGTGACCGGCACAAAGCCCACACCAGAGCAGTAA
- the nifS gene encoding cysteine desulfurase NifS, whose amino-acid sequence MKTIYLDNNATSAVAPEVRDAILPYLNELYGNPSSMHTFGGQVADAVETAREQMASLLGANPDEIIFTSCGSESDNAAIWSAIQTQPEKRHLITTRVEHPAVLSVMQHWERQGYRVTYLGVDNKGRLDLDEYAAALTPDTALASIMFANNEVGNIYPIQRMAEMASERGVLFHTDAVQAVGKTPIDLAHLPADMLSLSGHKLHAPKGIGVLYVRKGVRFRPFLRGGHQERGRRAGTENVPYIAGLGAAAQLAIAHMQEERVSVAMLRDRLEQGLLERISDCMVNGDVDNRLPNTTNIAFKNVEGEAILLMLDRLGICASSGSACTSGSLEPSHVLRAMGVPFTYAHGSIRLSLSRYTTQEEVDFVIQNFPDVIKTLRMISPFKD is encoded by the coding sequence ATGAAAACCATCTATCTTGACAACAACGCCACCTCGGCTGTTGCGCCTGAAGTACGCGATGCCATTCTGCCCTATCTGAACGAGCTGTACGGCAACCCTTCAAGCATGCACACATTTGGCGGTCAGGTGGCCGATGCGGTCGAAACAGCCCGTGAGCAGATGGCCAGTCTGCTGGGCGCAAACCCGGACGAAATCATCTTTACTTCCTGCGGGTCAGAGAGCGATAACGCCGCCATATGGTCTGCCATCCAGACCCAGCCCGAAAAGCGCCACCTCATCACCACCCGCGTGGAGCATCCAGCCGTGCTCAGCGTCATGCAGCACTGGGAACGCCAGGGCTACCGGGTGACCTACCTTGGCGTGGACAACAAGGGACGCCTTGACCTTGATGAATACGCTGCCGCCCTCACGCCTGATACTGCGCTGGCGTCCATCATGTTTGCCAACAACGAAGTGGGCAATATCTACCCCATCCAGCGCATGGCTGAAATGGCCAGCGAGCGCGGCGTGCTGTTCCATACGGATGCAGTGCAGGCCGTGGGCAAAACGCCCATTGACCTTGCCCATCTGCCTGCGGACATGCTTTCGCTCTCCGGCCACAAGCTGCACGCCCCCAAGGGTATTGGCGTGCTGTATGTGCGCAAGGGTGTGCGCTTCCGCCCGTTTTTGCGGGGCGGCCATCAGGAGCGGGGCCGCCGTGCGGGTACGGAAAATGTACCGTACATTGCAGGGCTTGGCGCAGCGGCTCAGCTTGCAATTGCGCACATGCAGGAAGAACGCGTCAGCGTAGCCATGCTGCGCGACAGGCTTGAACAGGGCCTGCTTGAACGTATCTCCGACTGCATGGTGAACGGCGATGTGGATAACCGCCTGCCCAACACCACCAATATTGCATTTAAAAACGTGGAAGGCGAAGCCATCCTGCTCATGCTCGACAGGCTCGGCATCTGCGCAAGCTCCGGGTCTGCCTGCACCTCTGGCAGCCTCGAACCTTCGCATGTGCTGCGCGCCATGGGTGTGCCCTTTACTTACGCCCACGGCTCCATCCGCCTTTCCCTCTCCCGCTACACCACGCAGGAAGAAGTGGACTTTGTCATCCAGAACTTCCCTGATGTCATCAAGACCCTGCGCATGATTTCTCCCTTCAAGGATTAA
- the nrdG gene encoding anaerobic ribonucleoside-triphosphate reductase activating protein produces MPESGNAGVMRLSGIVEESIVDGPGLRYVLFTQGCPHHCKGCHNPQTHDFEGGFPFTAEAALAQIGENPLLAGVTLSGGEPFEQAQALCAVAEGVQAMRKNVMAYTGYTFEALLARNDYWTNRLLELTDVLVDGPYVESLRDLELQFRGSSNQRLLDRASRERIAAALRSC; encoded by the coding sequence ATGCCTGAATCCGGTAATGCCGGGGTCATGCGGCTGTCAGGCATTGTGGAGGAATCCATAGTGGACGGCCCGGGCCTGAGGTATGTCCTGTTCACGCAGGGTTGCCCGCATCACTGCAAAGGATGCCACAATCCGCAGACGCACGACTTTGAGGGCGGCTTTCCGTTTACGGCGGAGGCCGCCCTTGCCCAGATTGGGGAAAACCCTCTTCTGGCGGGCGTGACGCTTTCTGGGGGTGAGCCTTTTGAACAGGCCCAGGCGCTCTGCGCGGTGGCCGAGGGTGTACAGGCCATGCGCAAAAATGTGATGGCCTACACGGGGTACACCTTTGAAGCCCTGCTTGCCCGCAATGACTACTGGACAAACCGGCTGCTGGAACTGACGGATGTTCTTGTGGATGGCCCCTATGTGGAAAGCCTCCGCGACCTTGAGTTGCAGTTCAGGGGCAGTTCAAACCAGCGCCTTCTTGACCGCGCCAGCCGTGAGCGAATAGCGGCAGCATTGCGCAGCTGTTGA
- the metA gene encoding homoserine O-acetyltransferase MetA, giving the protein MPIKIPADLPACAALESENIFVMTEDRAVQQDIRPLEIAIVNLMPTKIATETQLLRLLSNSPLQVNITLLRTEAHESKNTPAQHLERFYKTFSEIRHGSFDGMIVTGAPVEHLPFEDVDYWHELLDIMTFAQSRVYSTLYICWAAQAALYHFYGIPKYALPAKVSGVFQHDILQPGCRLFSGFDDTFAAPHSRHTEVRAEDVSKQSALRILAESPEAGLALVESRDHSQVFMTGHLEYDRGTLDAEFRRDQERGMTPIPPSNYYPANDPSRLPSMNWRAHAHLFYCNWLNYYVYQETPFSLTAIARDRQGK; this is encoded by the coding sequence ATGCCCATCAAGATTCCTGCTGATCTTCCCGCCTGTGCAGCGCTTGAAAGCGAAAACATCTTTGTGATGACGGAAGATCGCGCTGTCCAGCAGGACATTCGTCCGCTGGAAATCGCCATCGTCAATCTCATGCCCACCAAGATAGCTACAGAAACGCAGTTGCTGCGGCTTTTGAGTAATTCGCCCCTCCAGGTCAACATCACCCTGCTGCGCACTGAAGCTCACGAATCCAAAAATACTCCCGCACAGCATCTTGAGCGCTTTTACAAGACATTTTCAGAAATTCGCCACGGCAGCTTTGACGGCATGATCGTCACCGGCGCTCCGGTGGAACATCTCCCTTTTGAGGATGTGGACTACTGGCACGAACTGCTGGACATCATGACCTTTGCGCAAAGCCGCGTGTACTCCACCCTGTACATCTGCTGGGCGGCGCAGGCGGCCCTGTACCATTTTTACGGTATCCCCAAGTATGCCTTGCCTGCCAAAGTATCCGGCGTGTTCCAGCACGACATCCTGCAGCCCGGCTGTCGCCTGTTCAGCGGCTTTGACGATACCTTTGCCGCGCCCCATTCGCGCCATACAGAAGTTCGCGCAGAGGATGTGAGCAAGCAATCTGCGCTGCGCATTTTGGCAGAATCGCCAGAAGCCGGGCTTGCCCTGGTAGAAAGCCGCGATCACTCGCAGGTTTTCATGACCGGGCACCTTGAGTACGACAGGGGCACCCTGGACGCGGAATTCCGCCGCGATCAGGAACGGGGCATGACCCCCATACCGCCCAGTAACTACTATCCTGCCAACGATCCCAGCCGTCTGCCCAGCATGAACTGGAGGGCGCACGCGCACCTGTTCTACTGCAACTGGCTCAACTACTACGTATACCAGGAAACGCCCTTCAGCCTTACTGCCATTGCCCGTGACCGGCAGGGCAAGTAA
- a CDS encoding HAD family hydrolase, translating into MRAFIFDLDGTLVDSLEDIGQACNDVLASHGYPVHPLPEYRFYVGRGFHKLVNDALPEGEAAKLSSDQLTALIAEARARYGENMCERTKPYAGITDALHQLAADGHALAVLSNKPDDLTVELVRRYFPDVPFALVRGGREGVPLKPEPDAPLDMLRHMDFLPERSFYVGDSNVDIFTARNAGMISIGVAWGFRGADELRAAQADHVIDTPVALTRMAKEA; encoded by the coding sequence ATGAGAGCATTCATTTTTGATCTGGATGGAACACTGGTTGACAGCCTGGAAGACATTGGTCAGGCCTGCAACGATGTTCTTGCCAGTCACGGCTATCCAGTCCATCCCTTGCCAGAGTACAGATTCTATGTGGGCCGCGGCTTTCACAAACTTGTGAATGACGCCCTCCCCGAGGGTGAAGCAGCAAAACTTTCTTCAGACCAGCTGACAGCGTTGATTGCAGAGGCCCGCGCCCGCTACGGCGAAAACATGTGCGAGCGCACCAAGCCCTATGCTGGCATCACCGATGCGCTGCACCAACTCGCAGCTGACGGCCACGCCCTGGCCGTTCTTTCCAACAAGCCGGACGACCTCACCGTTGAACTGGTGCGCCGCTACTTTCCTGATGTGCCGTTTGCCCTTGTGCGCGGCGGCAGGGAGGGCGTGCCCCTCAAGCCGGAGCCGGACGCCCCGCTCGACATGCTGCGGCACATGGACTTTTTGCCAGAGCGCAGCTTTTACGTGGGCGACAGCAACGTGGATATCTTCACCGCCCGCAACGCGGGTATGATCTCAATCGGCGTGGCCTGGGGATTTCGCGGCGCGGACGAACTGCGCGCAGCCCAGGCCGACCATGTCATCGATACGCCCGTGGCGCTGACGCGCATGGCAAAGGAGGCATAA